GCCGCAGCAGGTCATCCACCAGCACCTTGGGGTGTACCTTCTCCTGGATGTAGAGAGGCGGCGCGAGCACGACCAGATCGCTCCAATCCCGCATGTCCTTGCCGCGCCAGACGAGCTGCGGGTCCAGGTCGCGGTTGCGGCGCTCGTACGCGACGTGCAGGGGAGACTGCTCCTCCTGCTTCAGCACCGATTGGTATTCGGCCGTGGGGATGTTGCGGCGCGTGGCCTCGTCGTGCTTGAGGGTTTCGACGGATTTGGCGGTGGTGATTTGGGCCATCCTGTGATCTCCGTAAATTCATGCGTCCCTACGGGACGGGTGTCGGGCGGGTGTGTCGTCGTCCAAATTCATGTGTCCCTACGGGACGTGCCGGGCGGGCGTCGTCGTCCAAATTCATGTGTCCTTACGGGACGTGCCGGGCGGGCGTCGTCGTCCAAATTCATGCGTCCTTACGGGGCGGATGTCGGGCCGGTGTGTCGTCGTCCAAATTCATACGTCCCTACGGGACGGGTGTCGGGCGGGTGTGTCGTCGTCCAAATTCATGTGTCCCTACGGGACGTGCCGGGCGGGCGTCGTCGTCCAAATTCATGTGTCCTTACGGGACGTGCCGGGCGGGCGTCGTCGTCCAAATTCATGCGTCCTTACGGGGCGGATGTCGGGCCGGTGTGTCATCGTCCAAATTCATACGTCCCTACGGGACGGGTGTCGGGCGGGTGTGTCATCTAAATTCATACGTCCCTACGGGACGGGATATGGTCGCGCGTCTTGTCCCGTAGGGACACCTGACCTTAGCCCGGTCATTCATGGCCGGTCATTCATGGCCGGGTATTCGTGTCGTGCGATACGCGATCGTCCCGTAGGGACGGTTGAATTTATTATCCCCACAAATAGCGTTCATCGTATTCAACCTCGTGCCTTTGCAAGAAATCCAGATACTCCGCTTGAAAACCTTGCTTTTGGTGGTGGGCGCGTTGATTTTGGATGTAACGCACCACCGCCGGCAACCCGGACTTGCTGACCGTGAAGGCGCCGTAGCCTTCTTGCCAGGCAAAGGCGCGTAACTCTGGGAAGGTCTCGTGAATCCACTTGGACGAGTCACCCTTCAGGTATTGCGCGATCTGGCTCGGCGCAAGCGTCGGCGGCGCCATGGTCAGGGCGTGGATGTGGTCGTCAATCCCGCCGATCTGCAGAGCGGTCAGGTTGTGATGGCGCGCCACGCCGCCCATGTATTCCCATACCCGTTGCTCGATCTCTGCCCTGATGTAGGGCACGCGATTCTTGGTGCTGAACACGATGTGATAATAGAGCGATGTGTAGGTGTTGGCCATTGTTGGTTCTCCATAAATTCAGGCGTCCCTACGGGACGGGGGTGGTACATGAATGCTATCCATCTACATTCAGGCGTCCCTACGGGACGGGGGTGGTACATGAATGCTATCCATCTACATTCAGGCGTCCCTACGGGACGGGGGTGGTACATGATGCTATCCATCTACATTCAGGCGTCCCTACGGGACGGGGGTGGTACATGAATGCTATCCATCTACATTCAGGCGTCCCTACGGGACTGCGAAGGGTACGAGCATCTTGTTGAACTCGTTTTCGATCTTGGCCGCGAAGTCGGCCTGGATCTGATAGACCTCGGTAAACTCGGCGAAGGCCCAACGGCCATAGACGCCCAGGTGATTCACGCCGGGCGCCCAGTAGGTCTCCATGGTGGACTTCTTCTCTTTGGCGTCCTCGCGGCGGTAGCCTTTGATTTCCACGATCAGGTGCAGCAGGTCGTCGTCGCCGCGGCCGTCATCCACCAATACGATGAAGTCCGGGATGTAGCGCCGCGTCTCCGAGCCGTAGCGGTAGGGCACTTCCAGGCCCAGGTTGTGGTTCTTGACGTAGGCCCGCACGCGTGGGTGCGATTCGGCCACGCGGCAGAACTCGGCCTCCCAATCGCTGTCGAGAATCACCCAGTTGACGTGGCAGCGCCGGGGGTCGGTCTGCCAGCGGTTCATCTTCGACGTGTTGAAGTTGACGTGGAGGGTGGAGCCGGTGGGATTGTACGAATCGAGCACCGCCTTGATGGGCCGCTCGCCCTGGAACGCGCGTGTGATGGCGGCCGTGATGCGCTCGCAGGCCATGTCGGCCAGCTCCTGGTACATCAGTTGGGCCGGATACGTGCCGCCTTTGCAGACCAGGCAGGTGTCGAGCCACTCCCTGGTGATGCGCTTGAGTTGGCCGAACAGATGCAGTTTTGGCTCCTCGCCCGTATCGCGCCATTTGGTGTAGAGCAGGCGCTTGGTGACATGAAAGAGCAGGGTCGAGGGCCGCATGTCCTTCAGGTGCTCCAGGCTCAGGTCAACCTCCTGCCCGATGATGCCGGCGTTGCGGGTGATCGAGGGGCCGACGAGATCCGGCGTCAGCTCCAGGACCGAGTCGGCGTTGAATTGGGCGGTCAGCCGCTCTTCGGGCAGCTCGACGCGGTAACCGACGACGCGCGGGAAGCAGATTTCCAGGGCGTCGCGATCCGGGCGCACGGCCTGCACGTGAATCGTTTCGCGCGGCGGCTGCGGCGGCGCCACGACCGGCTTGGCCGTGAAGTCGAACGGGATGCCCAACACGTCGGCGTATTCGGCGTCGAACAGTCCGTCTTCGTTGAGGTCATAGGATTGGCGACGCAGCGCCCGGCCGATCACCTGCTCGCACAAGAGCTGGGTGCCGAACGCGCGCACGCCCAGCACGTGCGTCACCGTGTTGGCATCCCACCCTTCAGTCAGCATGGACACTGAGACCACACAGCGGATCGCCTCGCCGAGCCGCCCCGGCTTGCCCACGGTGTTCATCACCTCGCGCAGCAGGGCCTGATCCGTGAGATTTTCTGCCTGGCGGATGTCGCCGGTGCGCTCGATGATCTCCCGCCGGAAACGCTCGATCTCGTCGGCGGCCATTGCACGGAAGTTGTCATCCAGCGCCTCGCCGGATTCGAGTTGTTCGCTGTCAATCAACAGTGTGTTGGGGCGGGCGAGTGGGTTGCCATGCTCATCGAAGTTGCGAAACAGCGCCAGGCGGCCGTTCTCCAACGTGGTGGAACCGTCCTCGTTCACGCGCTGGAAGCCTGAGATGTAGTCGTAAACCAGCTTGGAGGTGGAAGTGTTGTTGCAGACGACGATGAAACAGGGCGGCACGCGGATGCCGTTCTCCTGCCAGAGGTCGAAGGTCTTCTGATAATGGCCGTAGAGCGCTTCGAGCGCGGTCTGCAGCTCCACCGGCAGGCTGAGCGGATCGAGCGTCTTGGCCTTGCCGCGGCCCTTCTTGGGCATGCGGGTGCGAATGTGCTCCCAGAGGTTGCGGAAGCGGGGCATCTCCTCACCGGGGATGTTGTCGGCCACAGGCACGCGCGGCAGCTTGACGATCCCACATTCGATGGCGTCCATCAGCGAAAAGTCGCTCATGGTCCAGGGGAAGAGCGTGCCCTCGGCGTAACCTGAGCCGCGCAAGAAGAAGGGAGTCGCCGACAGATCCATGACCCGGGCGAGGCCAAGTTGACGATTCACAGCTTCGAGGCCTGAGATCCAGACGCGGGCGGCCTCGTTGTTTTTCTGCGCTTCGTCGCGGTCGTCGCCCGCCAGGTCCCCCTCGTCCTCGTGAGTTGGCTTCTCGCGGTAGCAGTGATGCCCCTCGTCATTCAGCGCCAGGATGTTCTTCATCCCCATCAGATCGGGCATCACGCGCTGGATCATCTGGCCCTCGGTTTCCAGCGTATCGAGCGCGGCGCCGCGGCCCTGCAGCAGGGCGCGGCCGCCCCTCGAAAGCTCCAGACGTTCACGCCGCAGGAAGGCATGGTAGTTGGTGATGACGATCTTGGCGCGATCAATGTCGCCGAGCATGTCGTTGGGCACGAGTTCGCGGTCCTGGTAGTAGCTGTCCGGATCGTTGGGCAGCAGGACGCGCAGCCGGTCGCGGATCGTCAGGCCGGGGGTCACGATCAAGAAACCACGTGTGAACTTCTTGCTATTGGGTCGGCGCACGGCGTTGACCGTCTGCCAGGCGATGATCATCGCCATGACGGTCGTCTTGCCCGCGCCCGTAGCCAGTTTGAGCGCCAGGCGTAGCAACTCCGGGTTGGCGTCGTGGTTGGCGTTGGCGAGGTGCTCCAGAAAAACCTTGCCGGTTCTGTCGTTAGGCGCCACTTCGGTCAGCCAGATGGCGGTCTCGACCGCCTCGATTTGGCAGAAAAACGGCCGGGCGTTGTTGAAAGGATGGTGGCGCCAGTGTTCGAGCAGCCGCGCTGTTTCCGGGGTCACGCCCCAATGGGCCGCATTCGGAATCGCGCGCCACTGGTCCACGCGCTGCCGCAGGGCATTGATGATCGGTGTGGGATCGTACTGCTGCTGTTGAGTCGAGAGACCGGCGCCCTCGTCGAAGATGAACTGCTGCTGCTGGCCCGATCCCTTGCGTTTTCTCGGCTTGGGCACCGGGGTGATGAACTCGGCCCGGCGACGATTCTCGATGATCCGCTGCGTCGGCTGACCTTGGCTGTCAAGCTCCCAGTGGCGCGCGGGATAGGCATACGGTGAGTTCAGAATCGGTTGCTCGAAGAAGCGGGTTTCCATGTCACTGCCCTCTCAATACCCTCTCCACCTTTGAGCATGGGTTCAAAGTTAGGGGCACACTGCCCTGCGGGTCACCAGGTTGCATGGGTTTCACCTATAGTTACTCAGTCACGGCCTCAAATCGTCCAGGAATTCCGATGCCGGGTGAACGCTCGTCACCAGCATCCTCAATTTGGGCGTCCCGTAGACGCGGGGCGAGATTCGTCATGATGCGCAATTCATGCGTTCCCTACGGGACGCGACGCGATGGCTAAGTTCAGGCGTCCCTACGGGACGCGACGCGATGGGTTTTGATTTGCTAAGTTCGGGCGTCCCTACGGGACTACGGGACTACGGGACGCGGCGGAAAAGGGCGTTGTGTCCCGTAGGGACACCTGACTTTAGCAACGTACGCACACACAACGCGTCATCGTCCCGTAGGGACGGTTGAATTTATCCCCACAAATAGCGTTCGTCGTATTCAATCTCATGTCTCCGTAGTAATTCAAGGTACTCCGCTTGATAGCTTCGTTTTTGGTGGTGGACGCGTTGATTTTGGATGTAACGCACCACTGCCGCTACGCCTGATTTACTTACGGTGAAGGCGCCGTAGCCTTCCTGCCACGCGAAGGCGCGCAATTCCGGGAAGGTCTCGTGAATCCATTTGGAGGTGTCGCCCTTGATGTGTTGTGCGATCTGGCTTGGCGCGATGGTGGGAGGCGACATGGTCAAGGCATGAATATGATCGTCAATGCCGCCGATCTGCACGGCGGTCACGTCGTGATGGCGCGCGACGCCGCCCATGTATTCCCATACCCGTTGCTCGATCTCTGCCCTGATGTAGGGCACGCGATTCTTGGTGCTGAAGACGATGTGGTAGAAGAGGCATGTGTAGGTGTTGGCCATTTTTGGGTCTCTCGATTCAGGCGTCCCTACGGGACGAGGGGGGGGAATGATTCATGGGGGCGTCTAAATTCGGGCGTCCCTACGGGACGAGGGGGGGAATGATTCATGGGGGCGTCTAAATTCAGGCGTCCCTACGGGACGAGGAAGGGAATGATTCATGGGGGCGTCAGGCTCAATTAGGTTGCATTTGTAGTTCCACACACCAGGTTGCGAATCCCGTCCAAGTCTACCATTACATTATCACCGCGTTGGAACGCCATAGATCGCCCTCCAGTCATCATAGACAGCGTCTTCCTCGTTGTCCCATTCCTTTTCGAACGCTGACAGGCTCAAGTGGCGCCAATCGGCTTCTTCGTCGATTTCTTTCGTCAAAACGCTATCGAGCAGAAAGCGCGCCAGGAGCAATCGTTCTGTCAAGGTCAAACGCTCAGCAACATCGAGAACTTCGGCTATCCGTGCCGTTGCACCTACACTTAGGGCTGTCATTAGAACCCTCCTTACCCTATACGATTTCCAATGACAGATTATACACCACCTGCCAAATTGCCCTGCTCAGACTTGGTCTTGCTTGGGATTTACGCTTCTACGTCACCCGCCCCGTCCTGCGGGCTATCCGCCGGCGCGACTTCGCGGCCGTGTGAGCCGCCGGGGTCAGGGCCGACGATGCCTTCTTGCTCCATCAGTTCGATGAGGCGGGCGGCGCGGGTGTAGCCGATGCGCAGGCGGCGCTGGAGGAGGGAAACCGAGGCGCGGCCGGCTTCGCGCACGACGTTGACCGCTTCGTCGAAGAGGGCGTCGCGGGTCGGTTGCGCGCCAGCCTGACCGGCGAACATCTCGTCGAACAGCGGCGCTTGAATGACGGCGCCGGGCGGGGGCAGGGTGGTCTTCAGCAGTTCTTCGGTGGCCGCTGCGGACGGCGGCGCGGTGACCGGCGCCTGGCCTGGTGTGGCTGGCTGCGGCCAATTCACCGCGGGCTGCGCCGAGGAAGAAAAGCCGGGTGCGGGCGGCATGCGCAGCCCCGCGGGCGCGGACGGGGTCAGCGGACGGCTGGTCGGCGCCGGGGCGTCGAAACCGGCCGGGCTGTGCCACGTCACACCGGACGCGGAGGCGCCGGCGGGGGGGCGATTTTCTGCGGGTGCGCCGGCGGGCATCTGCGCTTCCACGGGCATCGAGACAGCCGCGGCGCCGGCAGGCTGCTGGTTTTGCCAATGCTCCACCAGGCGATGTAGCTCGCGGTCCGCGACGAAACAGCCCTGCAGACGCACCAGGTTGGGCGAGGTGGGGTCCATGAAGAGCATGTCACCGCGGCCCAGCAGGCGTTCCGCGCCCGGCTGATCCAGGATGACGCGTGAATCAATCTGGCTGGTGACGGCAAAGGCGATGCGGGCCGGGAAGTTGGCCTTGATGAGGCCGGTGACCACATCCACGCTGGGCCGCTGCGTCGCCAGGATCAGGTGGATGCCGGTGGCGCGGGCCATCTGCGCCAGGCGACAGATGTAACGCTCGACTTCATCTGGCGCGGCCATCATGAGATCGGCCAATTCGTCAATAATGATGACGATGAAGGGTAACGCGGTCTGGCCTTTGGCCGCTATCTTTTCGTTGAAGCTCTCGATGTTGCGCGCGCCGAGCTGGCTGAACATCTTGTAGCGGCGATCCATCTCACGCGTGGCCCAGGCCAGGATCGGCACCACCCGATCCACCTCGGTGACCACCGGCGCAATCAGGTGCGGAATGCCGTTGTAGGTGGTCAACTCTACCCTCTTGGGGTCCACCATCAGCAGGCGCAGGGTGTCTGGCGTGTGATTGAACAGCAGGCTGGCAATGATCGTGTTGACGCAGACCGACTTACCGGAGCCGGTGGCGCCGGCGATGAGCAGGTGCGGCATCCGGGCCAGGTCGCCGACGGCCGGTTGACCGGAAACATCCTGCCCCAGGGGCAGTTTGAGGCGCGACTTGATGTTCAGATAGACTTCCGACTCCATGACGCTGCGCAGGGTGACGAGAGCCGTCTGGCGGTTCGGCACCTCCAGACCCACGATGGAGCGCCCCGGCACCGGCGCTTCGATGCGGATGGGCGACGCTTCCAATGCCAGCGCCAGGTCGTTGGACAGGGCCTGAATGCGCGCCACTTTGATCTTGACATCCTTCTCGATGGTCTTGTCCAATGTCGCCATGAGCAGCTCGACCATCTGTGTTTCCAGTTGATCGGGCGCAGGCTGCTCCTGGCCCAAGCGCGCCAAGCGCGCCCGCGCCTCCGCCTCCCACTGCAAACGCTCGCCCCGCGGCAGGCTGCGCAGACGCTGCAGGGCCTCCTGCTGCATTTCGGTCTCGCTCTTGCGGTAACGCTTCTTGACGAAGTCAGGGCGCAGGCCAAACTGGGTGACGGCGGGGCCGCGATTGACCTCGACCACCGTCACCGGCACACCAAAGGCGCGCAGCGTATCTTCGATCAGGCGTGCGCGGCGCGCCAGGTCCTCCACGCTAAGCTCCTGATCTATGGCCTCATCCAGCATGTCCTCGATGAAGGGCAGTTGCCAGGACGGGCGATTCTCTGCGAACACGCCGGTGGGAGGGCGATTTTCTCCCATCGCGCCGGCGCTGATGGGCGGCAGGCGCGTCCCGCCCGCCCGTAATGGCGCGGCGCCGGGCGCTGTGAGTGTGGAGCCGCCCAGGCGATAGGCAGACGCAGCGCCGGCCGGCAGGCTGCCGATGACGCGCGGCTCCACCACCTCGACGCGGTCAGCGCCGGTCGGCTCGCGCCAGTGACCCAGCCAGGTGCGCGCGCGTTGCCAGATCGTGGGCGGCAGCGCAGCGGCGATGTCGGTAATAAAAGGCGGGTTGATGAGCAGCGGCAGCCCATCCGGCCCGACTTCGGCCGCCGGCAGCGGCTCGCCGCGCAGATAAGCGATGGCGCGGCGTGTGCGTGTCAGCCCGATCAGCGTCAACAGCCCCACCCCAGCCAACAGCAGGAGCACGATGGCCATGCCAGCCGGGCCAATGCCCCTGACCAGCAGGTCGGTCAGACTGAAACCGAGGCGCCCGCCGCCGCCGCCTTGCTCGGCCAGCAGTTCGGGATCGGCCGAATTCGCCAGCCAGTGCGCCAGCGCCTCGAACACGACAAAGAGCACTCCCAGGCCCACCAGGCGCGGCAGGGCCGGTGCGCGGTGGCTGGCCACTTTGCGCAACAGCAACCAGATGCCCACGCTGCCAAACAAGACCGGCGTCAGCCAGACGCCGACGCCGAAGCCCCGGCGCAGGACCTGGATCCAGCCTTCGGTCAAGGTGCCGCGCGGCGAAATCAGGCTGAAGAAGGTGATGACGGCCACGGCCAGAAGAATGACGCCCAGCGTATCGTCGCGCACCATGAATTCGAGGAAGCGATCCACCTGCTCGCCCAGGTTGATGCCAGGCGGTTCCTCCGTGGCGGCGCGCCCGCGCGTTCCCGCGCCGCCACGCGGCGCCCGTGGCTTGCCGGCGCTCGCCGCCCTCGGTTTGCGGGTGTCCTTCTGGCTGCCCCCGCCCTTCTTGCTCACTGCCTTAGCCATGCCGTGTCATCCTGAATGAAGTGCAAAGTGCAAAGTGCAAAGTGCAAAGTGCAAATTATACTTCAACCACCAGCGGCAAAATCATCGGGCGGCGCCGCGTCTGCTGATAGAGGAAATCGGCCAGCACCTGTTTGATGCGGTTGGAAAGGCTACCGTGCGGCGCGCTGTGCGCCACGGCCGCCCACACACGGTCACGCGCCTGGTTGAGCAGGTCGTCGCTCTCGTTGACGTTGACAAAGCCACGCGTCAAAATTTCGGGCGCGGCCACTACCTCACCTGTGGAGTCCATGGTGACGATGGCGACCACGAAACCATCCTGCGACAGATGATGGCGGTCACGCAGCACGACTTCGCTGATCTCGCCTACCGTCACGCCGTCTACGAGCACATGCCCTTCGGTCACGCGCTCACCGATCGTCAGGCCGGTCGTCTGCACCTGCAGTACCTGACCGCTTTCGATGATCTGTACGTTCTCCGCGGCCATGCCCATTTCCAGGGCCAGGCGGGCGTGCAGCACCAGGTGACGGTACTCGCCGTGAATGGGTACAAAGAAGCGCGGCCGCGTCAGGCTGAAGAGGAGCTTATAATCCTCCTGGCTGCCATGACCCGACACATGCACATCCCCCAGGCCCGAATAGTGTACATCCGCACCCAGGCGGAACAGGTTGTTGATCGTCCGATTGACCAGGACCTCATTGCCGGGAATGGGCGTCGCGGAGATGATGACCATGTCGCCGGGGCGAATCTTGAGATTGCGGTGTTCCCCCATTGCCATGCGCACCAGGGCCGACGTTGGCTCGCCCTGGCTGCCGGTGCAGACAACCGCCACCTGGTTCGCCGGCAGATTGTTGATCTGGTCCGTGCTCAACAGCTCATCGGCGGTTGCGTCCAGGTAGCCCAGTTGCGTCGCCATCTTCACATTGTTCACCATGCTGCGCCCCACCGTGCCCACGCGGCGGTTATAGCGCCGCGCGGTGGTGATCACCTGCTGCACGCGTGAGATGTTGGACGCAAAGGTTGCCACGATCACGCGACCGGCCGCCAGGCCGAAGAGGCGGTCGAACGCCAGGCCCACTTCCCGTTCTGAGGGGGTGAAGCCAGGGCGTTCCGCGTTGGTCGAATCGCTCAGCAACAACAGCACGCCCCGATCGCCCAGCTCGCTCAGCTTGGCAAAATCGGTCAGCTTGCCGTCCACCGGGTGCGCGTCGAACTTATAGTCGGTCACATGCACCACCAGGCCCACCGGCGTCGTAATCGCCAGGCCTACAGCGTCCGGGATGCTGTGGCAGACATGGAAGAACTCCACCTTGAACGGGCCTAACTCCAGCACGTCCTTGGTGCTCACGGTATGCATCTGCGTCCCGGTGATGCGCGCCTCCCTGAGCTTGACCTCCACCAGGCCCCGCGTCAGGGGCGTGGCATAGACGGGCACCGGCAGTTCCGGCAGGATATAGGGCAGCGCGCCGATATGATCCTCATGCCCGTGGGTCAGGATGATGGCGCGCACCCACTCCTTGCGCTCGACCAGGTATTCGATGTCGGGAATCACCACATCTACGCCGAGCATTTCGCTTTCGGGGAACATCAGCCCGGCATCAATGACCAGGATGTTTTTGTCGTATTCGATGACCAGCATGTTCTTGCCAATCTCGCCCACACCGCCCAGCGGGATTACCCGCAGCATCTCAGGTTCCAAGATTCTGTCTCCAATAATTAGTGTAAATATCCCTGGATGACCAGCCAGTCGAACGCTTCTTGAACAACCTGGCGCAGCGGCGTTTGAGGCAGGCCCAACTCACGGATGGCCTTCGACGGGTCGAAGTAAAAAGGCTCGGCGCCCAGGCGGATCAGGTCGGCGGTCACCGGCAGCGGCCAGGGCGACACCCGGCTTGCCAGGCCGGTCAGCGCGGCCAACGGCGCCACACTGACACGGGGCAGCACCAGGGTTGGCGCAGGCACACCGATCACCTCGCCGATCAGGCGGGCAAACGCGGGCACGCTCACATTCTGGCCGCCCAGCAGATAGCGCTCGCCCACGCGACCGTGCGCTGCGGCCAGTAAATGCCCTGCGGCCACATCGGCCACGCCAATCACATTGACGCCGCCCGGCAGCACAAAGGGCAACTGGCGTTTATAGACACCCACGATGAGGCTGTCCGAGCCGAGGTTGACATCGCGCGGCCCCAGGATGACCGTAGGATTGACGATGACCGCGGGCAGGCCCTGCGCCACGTATTCCTGCACGACCAGCTCGGCCAAATGTTTGCTGTGGCCATAGGGGAAACGGTTGGGGGAGACATTCCAGGTTTGCGCCTCGGTGGCCGGGCGACCCAGCGGTGGGATGCCGAGCGCGGCCGCCGACGAGGTGTGTACGACTCGCGGCACGCCGCCCGCCAACGCAGCCGCCATCACGTGACGCGTCCCCTCCACGTTGACCTGGAACATGCGCTCACGGCTGCTGCGCCAATAGTCGGCCACACCCGCAGCGTGGTACACCACCTGGCAGCCTTCCATCGCTCGTTGGACAGAGTCACGGTCGAGCACATCGCCCAGCGCTGGTTCGAAGGTCAGCCCATCCAGCGCGTGCAGCCGGGATGAGGAGCGGTGCAGAACACGCACCCGCCAGCCCGTCTGCGTCAACGCGGCCACCAGGTTCGCGCCCACAAAACCAGTCGCTCCCGTCACCAACGCCAATTTCATCATTCCCTAAATCAACCCCATCTCCTTCCCCACCTTCGCAAACGTCTCGATCACCCGGTCCAGTTGTGCATTGTTGTGGGTTGCCATGTAGCTGGTGCGCAGGAGCGAAAGGTTGAGCGGCGCGGCCGGGGGCAGGACAGGGTTGACGAACACGCCGGCTTCGAATAGGGCTTTCCAGACATGGAGGGTCAGCATATCGTCGCCGATGATGACCGGCACGATGGGCGTTTCGCTGTGGCCGGTGTTGAAGCCGAGGCTGGTGAGTCCGTCGCGCACGCGGGCCGCGTTGCGGATGACACGATCACAACGGTCCGGCTCCTCGCGCATGATTTTGAGCGCGGCCAGCGCGGCGGCCGTGTTGGACGGCGGCATCGAAGCGCTGAAGATGAAGGAGCGCGCCGCGTGTTTGATGTAAAAAATGATTTCTTCAGCGCCGGCGATGAAGCCGCCGAGCGAGGCGAAGGCTTTGCTGAAGGTACACATAATCAGGTCAACGTCCTGGGTCACGCCAAAATGGGCTGCGGTGCCCCGGCCTCCGGCCAGGATACCGACGGAGTGGGCATCGTCTACCATCAGGCGCGCGCCATAGCGTTGGCAAATGGGGATGTACTCCGGCAGCGGTGCGATGTCGCCACCCATGCTGAAGACGCCGTCCACCACCACCAGTTTACCACGACCGGCGGGCAGACCGGCCAGCACGCGCGCCAGATCGCGCGCATCGTTGTGCTTGAAGCGTTTCATCTCACCCAGGGCCAGCCGGCAGCCATCCACGATGCTGGCATGGTCGTCGCGATCAATCACCACATAATCATCCCGCCCCACGAGAGCAGAGATAGTGCCCAGGTTGACCTGAAAACCGGTGCTGAAGACCAGAGCTGCTTCTTTGCCCACAAACTCGGCCAGCTCACGCTCCAGTTGTTCGTGCATATCCAGGCTGCCATTCAGGAAGCGTGACCCCGTGCAACTCGTGCCAAAGCGCCTGATGGCTTCAAGCGCCGCCTCTTTGACCCGCGCATCGGTCGTCAATCCCAGGTAGTTGTTGGAGCCGGCCATGATCAAGCGGTGACCGTGGTACTCGACTTCGGTCCCGTCATTTTCCGACAAGGGCAAAAAGTACGGATAATAGCCCTGGGCCATGGCCTGACGGGCTTCCATGAAGGCGCCATGACACTTGGCAAAAATATCCTTGCCCTGCGGCTCAACCACGGGGTTATCTACAGCAACCGCGCCGCTGCTGCTCATGGATTCAGACATAACCGCT
This portion of the Candidatus Amarolinea dominans genome encodes:
- a CDS encoding aminotransferase class I/II-fold pyridoxal phosphate-dependent enzyme; its protein translation is MEARQAMAQGYYPYFLPLSENDGTEVEYHGHRLIMAGSNNYLGLTTDARVKEAALEAIRRFGTSCTGSRFLNGSLDMHEQLERELAEFVGKEAALVFSTGFQVNLGTISALVGRDDYVVIDRDDHASIVDGCRLALGEMKRFKHNDARDLARVLAGLPAGRGKLVVVDGVFSMGGDIAPLPEYIPICQRYGARLMVDDAHSVGILAGGRGTAAHFGVTQDVDLIMCTFSKAFASLGGFIAGAEEIIFYIKHAARSFIFSASMPPSNTAAALAALKIMREEPDRCDRVIRNAARVRDGLTSLGFNTGHSETPIVPVIIGDDMLTLHVWKALFEAGVFVNPVLPPAAPLNLSLLRTSYMATHNNAQLDRVIETFAKVGKEMGLI
- a CDS encoding SDR family NAD(P)-dependent oxidoreductase, with product MMKLALVTGATGFVGANLVAALTQTGWRVRVLHRSSSRLHALDGLTFEPALGDVLDRDSVQRAMEGCQVVYHAAGVADYWRSSRERMFQVNVEGTRHVMAAALAGGVPRVVHTSSAAALGIPPLGRPATEAQTWNVSPNRFPYGHSKHLAELVVQEYVAQGLPAVIVNPTVILGPRDVNLGSDSLIVGVYKRQLPFVLPGGVNVIGVADVAAGHLLAAAHGRVGERYLLGGQNVSVPAFARLIGEVIGVPAPTLVLPRVSVAPLAALTGLASRVSPWPLPVTADLIRLGAEPFYFDPSKAIRELGLPQTPLRQVVQEAFDWLVIQGYLH